The following proteins are co-located in the uncultured Propionivibrio sp. genome:
- a CDS encoding GntR family transcriptional regulator produces MPRTKNVAALFEKKTKVSAVDLVIDSIKNILIQKKILPGDLLPSEQALADSLGVGRGSVREALKILDAFGIVEIIHGDGTYIATSANKKIFDPLIYSMIISNSDSNELIQLREMVEMGVINTIIDNATDDDLRTLEAVHAEYEALGQRGETDLAQLNACDLKFHRTMATLTHNHLIENMYNFVIDIFAPTINATFGLERHRKIIAAIVSRDKAAAMAAEHDHTATWIASQQRL; encoded by the coding sequence ATGCCTCGCACCAAGAACGTCGCCGCTCTCTTTGAAAAAAAGACCAAGGTCTCGGCGGTCGATCTCGTCATCGACAGCATCAAAAACATCCTGATCCAGAAGAAGATTCTGCCGGGCGACCTGCTGCCGAGCGAACAGGCGCTGGCCGACAGCCTCGGCGTCGGCCGCGGTTCGGTGCGCGAAGCGCTGAAGATCCTCGACGCCTTCGGCATCGTCGAAATCATCCATGGCGACGGCACGTACATCGCCACTTCGGCCAACAAGAAGATTTTCGATCCGCTGATCTACAGCATGATCATCTCGAATTCGGACTCGAACGAGCTGATCCAGTTGCGCGAGATGGTCGAAATGGGCGTCATCAACACGATCATCGACAACGCCACCGACGACGACCTGCGTACGCTCGAAGCGGTTCACGCCGAGTACGAAGCCCTCGGCCAGCGCGGCGAGACCGACCTCGCACAACTCAACGCCTGCGACCTCAAGTTCCACCGCACGATGGCGACGCTGACGCACAACCATCTGATCGAGAACATGTACAACTTCGTCATCGACATCTTCGCGCCGACGATCAACGCCACCTTCGGGCTGGAGCGTCACCGCAAGATCATTGCCGCGATCGTGAGCCGCGACAAGGCGGCGGCGATGGCGGCCGAGCACGACCATACGGCAACCTGGATTGCCTCGCAGCAGAGGCTCTGA
- a CDS encoding NfeD family protein, translating to MFEWWHWMVLGLCLAMAELAVPAFFLIWFGIGALLVGLVLLAAPETGIAVQLLLWAATSTVLVIVWFRYLKPATVSAVGSSTAHVTGEVGILVGDLTPDARGRVRFQKPVLGADLWECYADAPIRAGARVRIVAVEGSFVKVEEAS from the coding sequence ATGTTCGAATGGTGGCACTGGATGGTTCTCGGGCTCTGTCTGGCCATGGCCGAACTGGCGGTACCGGCCTTCTTCCTGATCTGGTTCGGCATTGGCGCGCTGCTGGTCGGGCTTGTGCTGCTCGCCGCACCGGAAACCGGCATCGCCGTTCAGTTGTTGCTCTGGGCGGCCACGTCGACGGTGCTGGTGATCGTCTGGTTCCGTTATCTCAAACCGGCCACCGTCAGCGCGGTCGGCAGTTCGACGGCGCATGTCACCGGTGAGGTCGGCATCCTTGTCGGCGATCTCACCCCCGACGCCCGCGGCCGGGTGCGCTTCCAGAAGCCGGTCCTCGGTGCCGATCTCTGGGAATGCTATGCCGACGCACCAATCCGCGCCGGCGCGCGCGTGCGCATCGTCGCCGTCGAAGGCAGTTTCGTCAAAGTGGAGGAAGCATCATGA
- the otnC gene encoding 3-oxo-tetronate 4-phosphate decarboxylase translates to MSAHIQSAETRERDKIARLSRSLYERGLTAGSSGNISVRLEDGWLLTPTNSCLGELDPARISKLDWNGQVLAGDAPSKEAFLHRSMYEVRPQAGAIVHLHSTHSAAVSCLAGLDADSCMPPLTPYFVMKIGRLPLVAYHRPGDKALGDVIRGLAAKHSAVLLSNHGPVVSGPDLEGAIYASEELEETAKIFLLLQGRATNCLNAAQIDELKTAFKLAL, encoded by the coding sequence ATGAGTGCACACATTCAAAGCGCGGAAACGCGCGAACGCGACAAGATCGCGCGACTCTCGCGGTCGTTATACGAGCGCGGGCTGACGGCGGGGAGCAGCGGCAACATCAGCGTGCGGCTGGAAGACGGCTGGCTGCTGACGCCGACGAACTCGTGCTTGGGCGAACTCGACCCGGCGCGGATCTCGAAGCTGGACTGGAACGGACAGGTGCTGGCGGGCGATGCGCCGTCGAAGGAAGCCTTCCTGCACCGGTCGATGTACGAAGTGCGGCCGCAGGCGGGGGCGATCGTGCACCTGCACTCGACGCACTCGGCGGCGGTGTCGTGCCTGGCGGGTCTGGATGCGGACAGTTGCATGCCGCCGCTGACGCCGTACTTCGTCATGAAGATCGGGCGGCTGCCGCTGGTGGCGTACCACCGGCCGGGCGACAAGGCGCTGGGCGACGTGATCCGGGGGCTGGCGGCGAAGCACAGCGCGGTGCTGCTGTCGAACCACGGTCCGGTGGTGTCGGGTCCGGACCTGGAAGGGGCGATCTACGCGAGCGAGGAGCTCGAAGAGACGGCGAAGATCTTCCTGCTGCTGCAGGGGCGGGCGACGAACTGCCTGAACGCGGCGCAGATCGACGAACTGAAAACCGCATTCAAACTGGCGCTCTAA
- a CDS encoding universal stress protein has product MFKHILVPTDGSPLSQETVSRAISFAKEAGAKITAFYAKPSFPECFFGEGALVDPGSPEKFAQMAEEEALRILGEVEAGCREAEVPCDTCAVESDIPYEAIIEVATQRGCDLIFMSSHGRRGIGALLLGSETHKVLTHSKIPVLVYR; this is encoded by the coding sequence ATGTTCAAGCACATTCTTGTTCCCACCGACGGGTCGCCGCTTTCGCAGGAAACCGTCAGCCGCGCCATTTCGTTCGCCAAGGAAGCCGGCGCGAAAATCACGGCGTTCTATGCCAAACCATCCTTCCCAGAGTGCTTCTTTGGCGAGGGGGCGCTGGTAGACCCGGGTTCGCCGGAAAAATTCGCCCAGATGGCCGAGGAGGAAGCGCTGCGCATTCTCGGCGAGGTCGAGGCCGGCTGTCGCGAAGCAGAGGTGCCGTGCGACACATGTGCCGTCGAGAGCGACATTCCCTATGAAGCCATCATCGAGGTTGCGACGCAGCGGGGCTGCGACCTGATTTTCATGTCATCGCACGGCCGCCGCGGCATCGGCGCGCTGCTGCTCGGCAGCGAAACCCACAAGGTGCTGACGCACTCGAAGATTCCGGTGCTGGTCTATCGCTGA
- a CDS encoding hemerythrin domain-containing protein, whose translation MTFRELMTGDHRHCDDCFVAVEAALGRDDWNAATQAFAVYERAMLAHFSAEESLLFPEFEARTGMRMGPTQVMRNEHAQMRELIEAAASALREHDAVDYSGYAETLLIMMQQHNMKEENILYPMCDEHLRDAYASLSARIESTLHP comes from the coding sequence ATGACATTCAGAGAATTGATGACCGGCGATCACCGCCATTGCGACGATTGCTTTGTCGCGGTCGAAGCGGCGCTGGGGCGGGACGACTGGAATGCTGCGACGCAGGCGTTCGCCGTTTATGAGCGGGCGATGCTGGCGCATTTTTCCGCCGAGGAGTCATTGCTGTTCCCAGAATTCGAAGCGCGGACCGGCATGCGCATGGGGCCGACGCAGGTGATGCGCAACGAGCACGCGCAAATGCGCGAACTGATCGAAGCGGCGGCCTCGGCCTTGCGGGAGCACGACGCGGTCGATTATTCGGGTTATGCCGAAACGCTATTGATCATGATGCAGCAGCACAACATGAAAGAGGAGAATATCCTCTATCCGATGTGTGACGAGCATCTGCGCGATGCCTATGCGTCGCTGTCGGCACGCATCGAATCGACACTGCACCCCTGA
- a CDS encoding DUF2249 domain-containing protein, producing MSDVQPDRIIDGRELEPPEPFVRTMEALDAIAPGEKVMLRIGREPFPLYRALSLNGYEWLTRQAPDGCYEVLIWHKPAA from the coding sequence ATGAGCGATGTCCAGCCCGACCGCATCATTGACGGACGCGAACTCGAACCGCCGGAGCCATTCGTCCGGACGATGGAGGCGCTCGACGCGATCGCGCCGGGCGAGAAGGTCATGCTGCGGATCGGTCGCGAGCCGTTTCCGCTCTACCGCGCGCTATCGCTCAACGGTTATGAGTGGCTGACGCGGCAGGCACCGGACGGTTGCTACGAAGTCCTGATATGGCATAAGCCGGCGGCATAG
- a CDS encoding DMT family transporter: MTDNRHLFQGYLAAIATLLMWSAFSLVSRLGGKSVLTPYDVYALRVVTAAAVLIPFIGRLPKGAWKDGRLWLLTTLCSLIYCPLVYSGFKYAPAAHGGILLAGLQPLLISIVVWMFTGKRPTRARSIGLLLITGGIVCAAVPYFNAWSPDSAFGDLLIFLSSVSWAIYSVLAARWGYPVWGLTCAIAFGSLVAYLPIYTLFLPKALAAAPLSAIVTQGLYQGIFATILAMLTYLKAISILGAERCAPLLALVPIVIGLVAVPLLDEPLTGWLMAGLVLVSGGALVAARQKATL; encoded by the coding sequence TTGACCGACAACCGACATTTATTCCAGGGCTATCTCGCCGCCATCGCCACGCTCCTGATGTGGAGCGCCTTTTCACTGGTTTCCCGCCTCGGCGGGAAAAGCGTCCTGACGCCGTACGACGTCTATGCGCTTCGGGTTGTCACGGCCGCCGCCGTGCTGATTCCCTTCATCGGGCGCCTGCCGAAAGGCGCCTGGAAGGACGGCCGGCTTTGGTTGCTCACCACCCTCTGCAGCCTGATCTACTGTCCGCTCGTCTATAGCGGCTTCAAATACGCGCCGGCAGCGCATGGCGGCATCCTGCTCGCCGGCCTGCAGCCCTTGTTGATCAGCATCGTCGTCTGGATGTTTACCGGCAAGCGGCCGACCCGCGCCCGCAGCATCGGCCTGCTGTTGATCACCGGCGGCATCGTCTGCGCCGCCGTGCCCTACTTCAATGCGTGGTCGCCTGATTCCGCCTTCGGCGACCTGCTGATCTTCCTCTCGTCGGTCAGCTGGGCGATCTATTCGGTCCTGGCCGCGCGCTGGGGTTATCCCGTCTGGGGTCTGACCTGCGCCATCGCCTTCGGCTCGCTGGTCGCCTATCTGCCGATCTACACGCTCTTCCTGCCCAAGGCGCTGGCGGCGGCGCCGCTCTCGGCAATCGTCACGCAAGGGCTGTATCAGGGCATATTCGCGACCATCCTTGCCATGCTCACCTATCTCAAGGCCATCTCGATTTTGGGGGCCGAACGTTGCGCGCCCTTGCTCGCGCTCGTCCCGATCGTCATCGGACTCGTCGCCGTGCCGCTGCTCGACGAGCCGCTGACCGGCTGGCTGATGGCCGGCCTGGTTCTGGTGTCGGGCGGCGCACTCGTCGCCGCGCGACAGAAGGCGACGCTTTAG
- a CDS encoding AAA family ATPase translates to MLAREVTPSVIVRYLDQYVIGQENAKRIVAVAVYTHYRKIASAASRRSVAAKSNVLLIGSSGTGKTLVCETLSRMLGVPFVTADATSLAQTRYVNDEIEAVLLRLIERAGDDLRKAQCGIVFIDEIDKLKASPGAQRAASGESVQHALLKIMEGAPVRLKDGRCIDTTNILFICGGAFVGLDELMAKRRGFGFIATSAGDNQAILDRLNRRVKPTDLAEYGLIPEFTGRLPIVARFDDLDKAMLVRIISEPKDSIYRQYADLLQADGVELVVTPRVFEQIAELAVEYRAGGRSLRGIFEELMMPVLYLVPDDPDIIRVEIASLFEEARYLRKRAS, encoded by the coding sequence ATGCTGGCCAGGGAAGTGACGCCGAGCGTCATCGTCAGGTATCTCGATCAGTATGTCATCGGCCAGGAAAATGCCAAGCGGATTGTGGCGGTGGCGGTCTATACGCACTACCGCAAGATCGCGTCGGCGGCGTCGCGTCGCAGTGTCGCCGCCAAGAGCAACGTGCTCCTGATCGGCAGTTCGGGGACGGGCAAGACGCTCGTCTGCGAGACCTTGTCGCGCATGCTCGGCGTGCCCTTCGTCACCGCCGACGCTACATCGCTGGCGCAGACCCGTTATGTCAATGACGAAATCGAGGCCGTCTTGCTGCGCCTGATCGAACGCGCCGGCGACGATTTGCGCAAGGCGCAGTGCGGCATCGTCTTCATCGACGAGATCGACAAGCTGAAGGCGTCACCGGGTGCCCAGCGCGCCGCGTCGGGTGAAAGCGTTCAGCATGCGCTGCTCAAGATCATGGAAGGCGCGCCGGTACGGCTGAAGGACGGGCGCTGCATCGATACGACGAACATCCTGTTCATTTGTGGCGGCGCCTTCGTCGGGCTCGATGAGTTGATGGCCAAGCGGCGCGGCTTCGGCTTCATCGCCACCTCGGCCGGCGACAACCAGGCGATCCTCGATCGCCTCAACCGGCGCGTCAAGCCGACCGATCTTGCCGAGTATGGACTGATTCCTGAATTCACCGGACGTCTGCCGATCGTCGCGCGCTTCGACGATCTCGACAAGGCGATGCTGGTGCGCATCATCAGCGAGCCGAAGGATTCGATCTACCGGCAATATGCCGATCTGCTGCAGGCCGACGGCGTCGAGCTTGTCGTTACGCCGCGGGTCTTCGAGCAGATCGCCGAACTGGCGGTCGAATACCGGGCTGGCGGGCGCAGTCTGCGCGGCATCTTCGAGGAGTTGATGATGCCGGTGCTCTACCTCGTGCCCGACGATCCCGACATCATTAGGGTCGAGATCGCCTCCCTGTTCGAGGAGGCGCGCTATCTGCGCAAGCGTGCCTCCTGA
- a CDS encoding SPFH domain-containing protein has translation MIGTTITSFVFLAFVIITIARGVRIIPQGEEWVVQRLGKYRVTLLPGLRFIIPYLDSVAYKVTTKDIILDVQEQEVITRDNAVIVVNAIAFIKVTDPVKAVYGVENYSEAIRNMIMTTLRSIVGEMELDHALSQRDMIKARLKAGVADEALDWGLTVKSVEIQDIKPSQSMQRAMELQASAERERKAMVTKAEGEKQSMILTAEARLESAKRDAEAQIMLADASSQAITKVTGAFGANELPMLYLLGEKYIASLGRMADSPNAKVVLLPADLQNTLRGLFQHLPKT, from the coding sequence ATGATCGGCACGACCATCACCTCGTTCGTATTTCTTGCTTTCGTCATCATCACCATCGCCCGCGGCGTGCGCATCATCCCGCAGGGCGAGGAATGGGTCGTACAGCGGCTCGGCAAGTACCGGGTGACACTGCTGCCGGGGCTGCGTTTCATCATCCCCTACCTTGACTCGGTCGCCTACAAGGTGACGACCAAGGACATCATCCTCGATGTCCAGGAACAGGAAGTCATCACCCGCGACAACGCCGTCATCGTCGTCAACGCCATCGCCTTCATCAAGGTCACCGACCCGGTCAAGGCGGTCTATGGCGTCGAGAACTATTCCGAGGCGATCCGCAACATGATCATGACGACCCTGCGTTCGATCGTCGGCGAGATGGAACTCGACCACGCGCTCTCGCAGCGCGACATGATCAAGGCCCGCCTCAAGGCCGGCGTCGCCGACGAAGCGCTCGACTGGGGACTGACCGTCAAGTCAGTCGAGATCCAGGACATCAAGCCTTCGCAATCGATGCAGCGGGCGATGGAACTGCAGGCCTCGGCCGAGCGCGAACGCAAGGCCATGGTGACCAAGGCCGAAGGCGAGAAACAGTCGATGATCCTGACCGCCGAAGCGCGGCTCGAATCGGCCAAGCGCGACGCCGAAGCGCAGATCATGCTCGCCGACGCGTCGTCGCAGGCAATCACCAAGGTCACCGGCGCCTTCGGCGCCAACGAATTGCCGATGCTGTACCTGCTCGGTGAGAAATATATCGCCAGTCTGGGTAGAATGGCCGACTCGCCCAATGCCAAGGTCGTACTGCTCCCCGCGGATCTGCAGAACACCTTGCGCGGCCTGTTCCAGCACTTACCCAAGACCTGA
- the ycaO gene encoding 30S ribosomal protein S12 methylthiotransferase accessory factor YcaO, with the protein MATEHFIPGKDASLETTIARMQQKLAELGFHVEERSWLNPIDDVWSVHIRDRDCPLLFTNGKGASQLAARASALGEFFERLSCNYFWSHYHLGPGFADAPFTHHPEEHWFPLDENGAWPEGLLTPDLQNFYNPQQSIDATMLVDHNSGNADRGICALPFTRLSDDARVWFPVNIVGNLYVSNGMAAGNSRNEARAQALSEIVERHIKFRVFTEGLCLPEIPESVIARFPNIAADIAALRQAGNGILVRDASLGGQFPVICVTLLNPRDQGCYCSFGAHPRFEVALERALTELLQGRALDALDGFPPPGFDLDEVASSPNIEIHFVDSSGIVGWPFLGNAPDFEFCDWNFSTTTADDYAWLVNLIRSQDCDIYVADYEHLGVYACRIIVPGMSEIYPIDDLDYENNSVANDFREAILYLPELDDEECSDLLDTFNDLNLADDRLVAALIGLAPDADSFWEDLRVGELKTLLALAIGNEDAVREGCDWILHFGQINPARLRAYRCIDTLQRLYDTGEIEPFRTALEHLFGSTTLAEAEALMARELRFFGIDAPGTAFAGCTMHQRLLAAYGKVVRAHG; encoded by the coding sequence ATGGCAACTGAACACTTCATTCCCGGCAAGGATGCCTCGCTCGAGACAACGATCGCGCGCATGCAGCAAAAACTCGCCGAACTCGGCTTTCATGTCGAGGAACGTTCGTGGCTCAATCCCATCGATGACGTTTGGTCGGTACATATCCGCGACCGGGACTGTCCGCTCCTCTTCACCAACGGCAAGGGCGCGTCCCAACTTGCCGCGCGCGCCAGCGCCCTCGGCGAATTCTTCGAACGCCTGTCCTGCAACTATTTCTGGTCGCACTACCATCTCGGCCCGGGTTTTGCCGACGCGCCCTTCACGCACCATCCCGAAGAACACTGGTTTCCGCTCGACGAGAACGGCGCCTGGCCCGAAGGCTTGCTGACACCGGATCTGCAGAATTTCTACAACCCGCAGCAGAGCATCGATGCGACGATGCTCGTCGACCATAACTCCGGCAATGCCGACCGCGGCATCTGCGCCCTGCCCTTTACCCGCCTCAGCGACGACGCGCGCGTCTGGTTCCCGGTCAATATCGTCGGCAATCTCTATGTCAGCAACGGCATGGCCGCCGGTAACAGTCGCAACGAGGCGCGGGCGCAGGCGCTTTCCGAGATCGTCGAGCGCCACATCAAATTCCGCGTCTTCACCGAAGGGCTGTGCCTGCCAGAAATTCCGGAGAGCGTCATCGCCCGCTTCCCGAACATCGCCGCCGACATCGCCGCACTTCGCCAGGCCGGCAACGGCATCCTCGTCCGCGACGCCTCGCTCGGCGGCCAGTTCCCGGTCATCTGCGTGACCTTGCTCAATCCGCGCGACCAGGGCTGCTACTGCAGTTTCGGCGCCCATCCGCGCTTCGAGGTCGCGCTCGAACGGGCGCTGACCGAACTGCTGCAAGGGCGGGCGCTCGACGCGCTGGACGGTTTCCCGCCGCCGGGGTTCGACCTCGACGAGGTCGCCAGCTCGCCCAACATCGAGATCCACTTCGTCGATTCGAGCGGCATCGTCGGCTGGCCTTTCCTCGGTAACGCCCCCGATTTCGAGTTCTGCGACTGGAACTTCAGCACGACCACCGCCGATGATTACGCCTGGCTCGTTAACCTGATCCGCTCCCAGGACTGCGACATTTACGTCGCCGACTACGAACATCTCGGCGTCTACGCCTGCCGGATCATCGTCCCCGGTATGTCGGAGATCTATCCGATCGACGATCTGGACTACGAAAACAACAGCGTCGCCAACGATTTCCGCGAAGCCATCCTCTACCTGCCCGAACTCGACGACGAGGAATGCAGTGACCTGCTCGACACCTTCAACGACCTCAACCTTGCCGACGACCGCCTGGTCGCCGCGCTGATCGGCCTCGCCCCCGATGCAGACTCGTTCTGGGAGGACCTGCGCGTCGGTGAGCTGAAAACGCTGCTGGCGCTGGCGATCGGCAACGAGGATGCGGTTCGCGAAGGCTGCGACTGGATCCTGCATTTCGGCCAGATCAACCCGGCCCGCCTGCGCGCTTATCGCTGCATAGACACGCTGCAACGTCTCTACGACACCGGGGAAATCGAGCCCTTCCGGACGGCACTCGAGCACCTGTTCGGATCCACCACGCTCGCCGAAGCCGAAGCGTTGATGGCGCGCGAACTGCGCTTCTTCGGCATCGACGCACCCGGCACTGCTTTCGCCGGTTGCACGATGCACCAGCGGCTGCTGGCTGCCTATGGAAAGGTAGTCCGCGCCCACGGCTGA